The stretch of DNA TCCGTGCGATCCAACGGCCAACATGAACTTTTGGGCAGGGGACGCCCATTAGCCTAGTATTGGCAAGTTCCCTAAGAGAAGGAAACTCTGAAGTAAAACCGCTTTGCTACAGTTTTTGTGTCTTTACGTAAATCCAAATCAAGAAAAGATAATGACCAATCCATAAAAAGATTTCATTTCAAGCAATATCAAAGAAATACTTATCTAAGTTCAAAAAGAGAAAATCTTTGTTTACTATTGTTACTTGAAAATCTTGAAGGAATCCGCATAACATCCTAAAAAAAGCCCAACATGGCCGTAGAGTGCTTGAATTAGAATCGTATTATCAACGAAGCCAAGACACTCTCTTGGTCGCTTACAGCTGACGGACCACATCCCAAATGGGCGTGGCCAAGGGGGAACTAAAATGTACCTGCCCCCCCCTCTCTTCCATTTTAGGATACAATGATTGAATGTCACACGGTGAATATAATCAAACTTGTCCAGTCTTGATGAAAGTAGCCGAGACCCTCCTCTTCCTCAAGTTAGGCCACGCCCTTGACCCCCTTGACCCAGAGCACGGGCTGCGACAGAGAGTTCTATTGATGGCTTTATtgatgtactgtatatactgtatataaatCAAGAAAGGGaacttagaaaaaaaaagtaaaactaaGACTAGGGAAAATCCTTTGGAGCACATAATGTATTCAAATTTAATCTTAAATCCATCGTGTATCCATGAAAATTCCAAACAGTTGTTTAAATCCATCGTGTACCCACTTTTAGGAGATGACCCAATAATAATCTATGTGTAATCTATTGGATATATATGAGCACCACTTAAATACTAAACAGggaaatgttaaaaaagaaaacttcaCCCGCAAACTAGGTTTCGGTTTGAAATTGAGGTTTTCAAGGCTTGCATTTCTAACATTTTATTAGATATAATAATTTGCATTACAAAATTCGGATAATATAGTACAGAAGATTTGCTAATTACTTTTAGAACTTCCTTGTAGGAACACTTTGATAAAGTGATCAGCGATAGAATATATATGTTTATATATATGAGTGGTGATTTGCTGATAACTTTTAGAACTATTGCATAAATGAGTAGTAATAGAATAAGAGTGGAGATTTGCTAACGACTTATAGAACTTTCATGTAGGAGCACTATAATATAAATGATAACATTTACTGCACGTAAAAActgtaaataaatgaaaaatgaatgcacaataaaaaaaccttttattGCCTCTTGCTGTCTTTGCAAGATCATTTTTGTTAAGGGGCACCCCTGTTTTACGTTTTCTTTTTACCCAATGGTTTAACAATAATTGCGGTATCTATATATTTCTTCAATTTATAATCCCTTAATTAATAACTAAATGCGTTATCTCGTCtttcgtttttttaaatttttattggACATTTATTCAAAATTCTGCTTTGTGGTCCTGCGTTTATAttgattaataatatttattatctGCTCCTGTGAACGTATCTTTACCGATATTTGCGCGAAAGAGTACATACTTAGGAATTATAAACCgaaataagaaacaaaatcAAGCGACAATTGTAATCTAGAACTCTAATATGATATGATGCACGAGACCCTGTAATGTAGAATGTCAGTTTATTGTCTTCTTTTAAAACTAACTTTTTCTAAGGCGTACCGTAGCCTATGTAGTCTATGGTCTTGGGAGGCTCACGAGGCAAAGCGTACGGTTTTTACCATAGATTCTCATATGACCGCGCAAAGCTGGAGAGAGGTCAACAAGTTCGGGGTTCCTTTTTCTGGCCTTGAGGTGGGGGGATGAGTCACACCATCAtcgaccacaggaaacccaaacgGCACAGAAAAGATGCCAGAATGCTAAAATAGGGATATTTATTGCAAACTTTTGGCGAGCTTAGTTTGAACTTACTGAGTATTCTGGGGTTTCATCACCACACAATACTGGCGTCAGCTGCAAATTCTTAATTTATGATTTAGTTCTTTTAAAATCCATTATCCTGTGAGGCTTTTGCCTTATTTGTGAAAACAATGTAAAGAGTTGGGGGAGGTCTGATGACCATAATTGGATAGCTACTGCGAGCTCATCAAGTACGCGCAGCAGTTGTATGTGGATTCTCTCAGGATAACGGAGTGGGACTATGTACTAGCAAGGCGGTGAACTCAAAAGACATTGGCTGTTAAATATCAACACAAAAACtaaacatatcaaacatattccccacggatagtgtccttcgtttgcattgccttatatgggcattgatgcccatatttaatAGAGCTAATGTTTACctgctccctgatctccataaaacatggtgaaaaatgctgattcctttcaatttgagactcgaggcaaaaatgtgtcaaaaaaactttatcgcttggtcaaatctttatcacacaagccttgaaaagcccttagacccaggcctccaagagaggagattttaattattttctccTTGTTTAACAAACTCTTTGACAAAATTTGTTATTGACAGCTTGATAACTGATCAATactagaaaagacgcattgtATACTTTGTAGAAAAAGGgcttttttgttacatttagTTATGAATTTTTAATTCTTTACTTCTACTGATAAAGTTATTCAGTTTTTATTGAGTGCAGAGCGGCTCTCTAAAGCAGTCTTTCCGATATGAAGTCATTAACGTTTACCGCAACTTTCGTTTTCCTTTGCCTCTTTCGAATGGCTTTTTCTCAGTCCAACGATGGAACCCATTCTAACTATTTAGCAACCGAACATGACAAACGATCCGTCACCAAGTTGTTAAAGTCTGTAAAAGTTGTGGACGACTTTGCGTGTGTTCGGGAGTGTACTCGCGCCGAGGAATCGTGCACATCAGTGAATTTCTACAAAGACAGGGACTCTAATGGCAAGCACCTTTGCGAGTTACTCACGGACGACAAGAAACAATGTAAAGGTGATACCAACCTGGTAAAAGATGATGAAGTCCACTTTATCAcagtcaaacaacaaccgccCTTGGTAAGTCACTTATGATCTTGTCGTTTTTTCATTGTTTCGATAACGGTTTTTCGAGCAACATAGGGATTTTTCAGCACACCGTTTGGTTTGTGCCTACACCGAAATCCCTGTTTGACGGCTCCATCAATGTTTTGGGATGCGTGGGTTGAGAGGTTTGTCGGATTTCTCTTAGTTTCTTTAGTTTTGTTACTAAAAATAAGTAAATGAAATACTAGATAATTctatatattaaaataaactcCCCCAAATCAGCATATTGAAATAGAttctttctcacacttggtattttgctaagCTGACAAAATACTGGCTGACAGATATCTTTAAAGCTTGGCCTTATTAtcttatttttccttttctgcTTCCGTCTTGTGCTGAGATCCAATCAGAACACCTTGCTCACACCAGCGGCATATTCCCCATCGCCCTCACTCCATGTCATCCCCTCGACGTCTATTGCGACCTGGGCACTAGCGGAGGAGGCTGGACTGTCATCCAGAGGCGCGTGGACGGCTCGGTGGATTTCTACCGAGGCTGGGACGAGTACAAGCGGGGGTTTGGTAACAAGGAGGGAGAGTTCTGGCTGGGGCTGGATAATATCCAcgctatgacgtcacagagGCGGTACCGTGTGCGCTTTGACTTGGAGGACTTCGGGGGGAACACCCGCTACGCCGAGTACGATGACTTTAGAGTTGGTGATGAGGCGGCGAAGTACCAGCTTGTTTCAATTGGTACATACTCAGGTGAGAACTATAAACATTcaacatattattattatttcctgCTAATATGAACGAGCAGAGACTTGAAAGTCAAGGGGAGCGTATTCCCGTTGTGCTGTATCTTAAACGTTCATGCTTGCTTTCGTCTTCATGCTTGCACCGCCTTCGTCAGTGTTTTGCTTTTCACCGTTTAGAATGATCTGAAAGCCTTGTTGTACAGTTGGCAGAGGGTGGCTCATTTGGCCCCGTGCCATCTACCACGCGTATCCTGATTTGAATCCCTTCACTTTATCGCCCTCGCTTGATCTTGGAGCTGCATCTTGGATGTTtatgatttatatttttactttaCATAAACATAAATTTTGATTGGAAAAGAGATCGGGACGCTAAATAATATATTTCATGAATAAAGAATATTCCAGAATATGCCAGTATCCTATGCCATATCTTTTTAaggttttgaaatatttttgtaaaagACCAGTTACCATGGTGATATGGCAATGGCATCAATGCGTTCGCAAATTAATCTTATGACCTCTAACTAGTTTGATGCTAAAGTTATTTTGCCGCATGAGGGTAATACCCCCCCTTTCTGCTTTCCCCTTTTTCCCTCACGTCTGAATAATTTTAATGAGATGCGGGGAGTCAGGATATTTCacaccacaggcagcccaagttCAGTATAATAAATTGGGCTGCCTGTATTCACACCTCTGAGAAAAACCCCAAACTGTTCTTTTCCCCTTTGCACTCTCTTGCAGTTGAGTAATAACGCACCGCATTTGGTTTCCTAGGTACAGCTGGTGATAGTCTCGCCTATCACAGAGGCGGTTATTTCTCGACGCCAGATCGCGACAACGACGTGAAGGATAGTGAATCTTGCGCAGTAAGATTTGAAGGTGCATGGTGGTTTAAATCATGCTTTTTTAGCCATCTTAACTGCCGTTATCACGTGACCCCATTTAACAAGTTGACTGCACATGGAATCATTTGGTTCCACTGGCTTATTGATAGATACTCACTCATGAAATCAGAAATCAAAGTGCGACCTTATTAGgaaccgaccatttgataacTAACGGGGAGGTAACagatttttgtttcttttttttttattattattattatttatttcgtAACCCGAGTGTCAAggctttattttgttttctttgaagTATTTCCCTCCAATTTTAGAAAActaaaatcgcctgatactcggGCTATGTGTTTCGAGGTTAGTcacttgatgttttttttttctattctatgTCTTtaggcgtttttttttatagatcaAGGCCTGCTTATGATTATTTATTgatttcatttcttttttaggGTGGGGTATCTCGTTAGTGAAGCGTCGATACCATATGGTCTGTCCCTTAAAATCCACTAACCCGGCATGCTTGGTaattgttttctgttttaaaaaccaaaattcctatttttcaaaaatataaCTTTCGGTGCATTAAATGGgattttaataatttaatCACAGACACCAATTTCCTTCTGCTTAGTGGCCTTGGTTGATAAATGTAAAATAGAggtgatatttttatttactttgttATACtattctcttttattgtgttcTTCTACACAGCCGTATCTCAACGGAGATTTCACTGTTTAACCATATTCAGACCGGGCATTTTGGGGCTTCCTctgacggggggggggggggggggggggctctttcGGCACCCCATCCGTAACTTTCAAACCATTGGAGCTATTATGACCAAATTTTCAAAGTATCATTATCTGacaaagaggaacaaaatGATATATTGTGTTGCCATAGTAACacaatatgacgtcattatgacgtcatttaagGACATATGGTTATAAATAGCCTATCTTTCCAAACCTATGCATAGAACatccaaaatccaaataagttatcataatcattCCGTATTCAAAAAGCGATCgataatcttaaaaaaaatgtctttgtgacgtcacgatgacgtcactcaAGTGAGCAGAAACGGgtaatatttctgtttttatagATGTGTATGTCTGTATGTCTTTTTTCGATAATCTTATTATcttgcagtagacataattattagtgacactgtttctatgacaacaatgtatgacacctgtgacgtcattgattggcatagtacctttaatatagcataagtTTGCAACTGGACTCTTAATTATagtaataatttaataatttaATCTTTTccaaaaaatgtatttttctgattttttatttcaaatagaggaatataaaaaggattttgccaaattgaGATGTTAGTTAAAAAAGGACAGAGATTTTTAGCTAATAATGTGACAtcagcatccgccatcttggatccgcctTCTTgattccgccatcttggatttaatgaaagttatttattttaatcaataaaaactaaTCTTCATTTCAAGTTTTATTAGTGATTTCAGTTTCAAAACTTGgtataaaacgtttatatgacatggatttacgttgagcacgtcgtattaatagttgatcttaacgacttaaagcgttttgcctaattttcttcaaactatgtctcaaaacttggttgctatggttaccagggtacagatatcaaaattttgtttacaccaAACTGACCCCAGTTAAATTTAAGGAAAAGTCatcaaatttcatttttagaaAGTTTTAGGCTTTTAGGGTGTTTACATGTTTTGTAGACTTTTGGTCTTACATCAGTCAGGTTGTTAACACTGAGCCCAGTACAGGTTGCCACATTGAGAAATATTGTCAGCGTCTTAACAGATACCCCCACCAGTGTCACTGGTGAGGGGGGTGGCATGTCACCCTGcaggaagaaaaacaaaacctgttaaAGGGCGGATGAGCTCCGTGCGAGCCAACGGCACTTTTGGGCAGGGGACGCCCATTAGCCTAGTATTGacgaaaaatacaagcaaccatcaacttgtgctggcttcagcacatcgacgagggattaaaagtggggaccgcaaagcactgttggaaagcttggataccgctgactaggtgcagctgtgtttgactttgacgggctgtataaaactcagaatagggggggaggtatctgttttcagtctgttttttgtaaattcagctccaaaaaagccaggagtcaatgggttaaaggTTGTATATTTTCACCTATATTTTCTCTGCGCATTCTCGCCACGTCGCCTCATCAGCTGACCACGTAGACTGTAGGCTCAGGAATTACCGGCACAACATTTGGTGTTCAGTGACAGCTAGCAACAGACGTGAAGACATGAAGGTCCCTAGTGTGATAGCGTTTGCTCTGTTATGTCTGTGTTTTGGTACATTTGGGCATGAAGATGGGCATTCGCATAGTCACTCACAGGATGGCCATGGACATAGTCATGGTCACAGTCATGAAAATCATGGTCATAGTCATGAAAATCATGGCCACAGTCATGAAAATCATGGCCACAGTCATGAAAATCATGGTCACAGCCACAAGCATCATGGTCACAGCCACGATAATCACGGGCACAGTCATGAAAACCACGGACACAGTCATGGGCATAGCCACGAACATGAGCCAAAGCAAGATCTGTACCATCATGAAGACTTTGACAGTTACAGCCTGAAACACGAAAGAGTAAAGCAATCCAACACGGTGCCAAATCCTAGCAAAGTTCGGAGCACTTCCACTGTCTGGCTCGAAGCGCTCGGGTCTACACTTCTTATTAGTGCAGCACCTTTCTTTATCCTATTTTTTATCCCGTTAGAGGGAAATTCAGAGGAGCAACAACCTTTATTGCGTATTTTGTTGGCATTCGCTAGCGGGGGCCTGCTTGGCGACGCGTTTCTTCATTTGATTCCACATGCGATTAACCCTCATAGCCATGGCGGTGAAGACGATCACGGACATTCCCACGACCATGGTCACAGCCATGGCTCGCATGATCATTCAGCAGACATGGCCGTTGGTTTCTGGGTTCTTGCAGGGATGATTGCCTTTCTAGTTGTGGAGAAATTCGTCCGTCACATGAAGGGAGGTGACGGCCACTCGCACAAACCTTCAAAGCCAAACTCTGACGAGAGGGTGAAAGAAAGTGATAGCGAGCTGAGAAATCGCAAGAAAACCGACAGTGATGGCAAAGAAAGCAACGGGGAAATAACTGCTAAAGGTACGCATGGAGAGTCAATCTTTAACCGTTATTTATAGAAATCGATTGAGCATTTGTTCTATAACAACCTCGTTTTCTAAATTTTTAATTCTTTAACCTGCACTCTTTCTCTATCTAAATTTTCTCTTGTTGAaacttttttatgcctttttccTCCTAAGTTTGTTTCTTAAATTCGTATGGACACGTCAAGACACTCATACTTTGATTAAAATGTATGTTTATTTTGCCATTCTCTCGAGTGAATTCATTATGGCATCGACGGCCGCCGTAGCTTTATTCAAATCACTCCATTTGGTTTTATCTTTTACTAAAATTCGTTCTAATATTCTTGCATATCTTATTCTTTGAAGcgtacaaaaacaaaaaataatcaaatttaTGACCTGTCTAAGTGCCTTTCCTGAAGGATTTTCGATCCCATTGCAAATAGATCACTTTCTTAGTACTGTGATTATGCAAATACGAAAGGAAACACAGCTTTTGGTGACGTGTCGAATGAACAAAATCTCGTCTTCTAT from Nematostella vectensis chromosome 8, jaNemVect1.1, whole genome shotgun sequence encodes:
- the LOC5516241 gene encoding microfibril-associated glycoprotein 4 isoform X1 is translated as MKSLTFTATFVFLCLFRMAFSQSNDGTHSNYLATEHDKRSVTKLLKSVKVVDDFACVRECTRAEESCTSVNFYKDRDSNGKHLCELLTDDKKQCKGDTNLVKDDEVHFITVKQQPPLIQSEHLAHTSGIFPIALTPCHPLDVYCDLGTSGGGWTVIQRRVDGSVDFYRGWDEYKRGFGNKEGEFWLGLDNIHAMTSQRRYRVRFDLEDFGGNTRYAEYDDFRVGDEAAKYQLVSIGTYSGTAGDSLAYHRGGYFSTPDRDNDVKDSESCAVRFEGAWWFKSCFFSHLNCRYHVTPFNKLTAHGIIWFHWLIDRYSLMKSEIKVRPY
- the LOC5516241 gene encoding ryncolin-2 isoform X2 produces the protein MKSLTFTATFVFLCLFRMAFSQSNDGTHSNYLATEHDKRSVTKLLKSVKVVDDFACVRECTRAEESCTSVNFYKDRDSNGKHLCELLTDDKKQCKGDTNLVKDDEVHFITVKQQPPLIQSEHLAHTSGIFPIALTPCHPLDVYCDLGTSGGGWTVIQRRVDGSVDFYRGWDEYKRGFGNKEGEFWLGLDNIHAMTSQRRYRVRFDLEDFGGNTRYAEYDDFRVGDEAAKYQLVSIGTYSGTAGDSLAYHRGGYFSTPDRDNDVKDSESCAVRFEGWGISLVKRRYHMVCPLKSTNPACLVIVFCFKNQNSYFSKI
- the LOC5516240 gene encoding zinc transporter zipt-7.2, translating into MKVPSVIAFALLCLCFGTFGHEDGHSHSHSQDGHGHSHGHSHENHGHSHENHGHSHENHGHSHENHGHSHKHHGHSHDNHGHSHENHGHSHGHSHEHEPKQDLYHHEDFDSYSLKHERVKQSNTVPNPSKVRSTSTVWLEALGSTLLISAAPFFILFFIPLEGNSEEQQPLLRILLAFASGGLLGDAFLHLIPHAINPHSHGGEDDHGHSHDHGHSHGSHDHSADMAVGFWVLAGMIAFLVVEKFVRHMKGGDGHSHKPSKPNSDERVKESDSELRNRKKTDSDGKESNGEITAKDLSHAMPKDIKVAGYLNLAADFTHNFTDGLAIGASFLVSRNLGIVTTLTILLHEVPHEIGDFAILVQSGCSKRTAMYLQLSTATGAIAGTLCGLLAHNIGTSATLWILPFTAGGFIYIATVSVIPELLEDSKLGQSVKEVFGLLTGVFMMVIIGQLE